A window of Rhipicephalus microplus isolate Deutch F79 chromosome X, USDA_Rmic, whole genome shotgun sequence genomic DNA:
GTCTGAATTGCCATGTCTCAAAGGACCACTTCGTGCCGAATCATTAAAGAAGCTTAGCCAGGGCAGTTTCAGAGCACAGCTTTTAGGTGCTCATTCCTGTGCTGAGCGATATCGCCACCAGTCGCATGACCGCACAAACGAGTGCATGCCACTGAAGTTGGGCAAGCGAAGAAaatattggcagataccacgtacagtgggaaacgacaatatgcgaagcacgaatgaggaaggttgatgtcaatttaaaatcagcagaacgttatGAGGCGGGCAAAAGTTATGCCGTACCTAGCTTCCACaacatgattagcatgtttgcgccaggcatttgtgttcgtcgttcatTAAGGTCACGTAATGCCTGATTTGGTGTTAATGAAGCTAGCTGAACAGCCACGAgtacactatgagcgtagcatgtagtcatgttttacgtgacaggCATGTCAAGATtctcatgtttgggcgtgtcacttactttcgtcgtttattcaggccacgtgataccatattttgtatatatggagctagcaaaatggccgcgagtgcgctaCGGcggtagaatgtagtcatgttttggaTGAACGCATGTCAAGATTGCCATGTTTGGACGAGCCATTTACTTCCGTTtttcattcacatcacgtaataccgaattttgtatatgtgaagctagccaaatggcCGTGACCGCAACATAAACGTAGTATCtcgtcatgctcttacatgacacgcatgtcatgactattatgtttgcatcactcatacaccttcgtcatccattcacgtcccgcaataccaaatttcatatatatcacgctagcgaaatgaccgcgagaacaccatgagcgtggcttgtagtcatgagTTACATTACATGGTGTCATAATCTCTACGGGAGGGTCTATCACTTATGtttaccatgcagtcatgttataccataccagttttgcaatatgtcaggTGGACGAAACTATCAGAAGAAGAGCAAGAACATAACttataaatcatgacatacatgtcgtcgTTTTTGTGTTATTACCTGTCATTTATGCTCGTCAGGCAGTTTTTTATGGCATACCAATTTTTATTGCAAttgcaattatatgaacactctaaGCTGAATTTTCCCAAAGgcgtcgccgtcattcaccgtatgcgtatctatatatatgaaacgcaagaaagaaaaataatccagaaaaagactccgaaGCGCGGAATCGAACATTTGACCTCTGAATGATGAGCGTGGGGCGTCATCCAGTGAGCCACGAAGGCTCAGGAATTATTTTAACGGCAggccatttatatctaccacttaccgctggcgatggACATCTCGGGAGAAATATCATGtgttcagcattaccagcgagatgccGCAATAAGCGCGCGTCGCCATATCGTGACGACACGGTGGCGAGCGCTTCATCTCACACATGTACTTTTCCACTCGGAGGGAAGACACTCACGCGTGCGTTCGCTTATCTCGTGGTAGGGCCAATCCTATgctttgggctttcaccggaacaattctgctgtagttaccgggcgcaaatTGTTCACTGCACTAGTctcacagtctccgtttgcgaaaagggcgcacttttcagacgcagcaaaggaacaactgagacgcttattcacgttcatatgtacctgtgagtaggttttgtgcgtcatttgtgcgtgaaaaacgcggcacacgcttcgatctgcttgccattcttcgtgtgacgttccagtttgttgctatcgcgttcattacttcgcctttgcgacgaagttgtgacttttttttccattttcgcTCGATCGCATTTTGCGTGACGTACACCTTCGTGTGGCCGACTCCACGCTACGACCTGCACTGGATACAAAAGAGGTCACGAAAcgtgtttctttttatatttattttcctCGCTCCATTTTCAAAACATGTGCAGAATGCAGACCTGCAGGATTGACTTCTTTGCAAAGGCAGCTTGGGTCCTAAGTGGGCGGGGTTAAGGACTGATAATGTTATATAAAAAGGCCCCATGGTGAGTGCAGAAGCCGTGTCACTGCCTGCAGAGCCATTGAAAGCCCAACCATGAGGTCCCTGGTAAGACTCCAGCGTCTCCGCACTCACTTCGTTCGCTACCAGCGCTTCGTGTGGAATACGTGCACTCTGAAGACCGCTGAGCTCCACGTCGCCTCCGCCCTGGATACTGTCGTCAAACGGCGAACATGCATTCAGTTCGCCGGTCGACTTTCTCGTTCATTTAGTGGTGGTTTGCGCCAATTTCCTTTCCTGGCACTTCGCCTCCCGTGTTTGCTATACATTGTCTCGACCTAACAGGGATTGCTTTCTTAACTCATGACCTAGAGTTAAGAGAGCTCTCTTGTTCAATTATGCTGCGTTACTCTATAATCGTCTTGCTTTTTTGCCACTGTTGTGCAAAAACTACAGTAACTTACGTTACAACTAAAATTTCGCCATCTGCCTAAGTTATACCATCATCCTTGAGCCTATAAAACTATATTCAGGAAGTAGCCTTGCAACATAAAACTTCGACTTGATTTGTAGGTAGGTAGTGAACATTTATTAGCGCCATTGTATAGAAGCATTAGCATAATCATTCATCTTCTTGATTAGTTTCTTTTCttagtttttactttttttcttttctcagttTTCTTGATTACTTTTCTTGTCTTAGCTTTTCTTTAGTAAGTGCCATTTGCCAGTGGTCATTCAACTGTGTGACTGCCTCTCATGTTTTCCTAAAAGTAGATATTGAAGTGTTTTGTGAATCGGAACCACGAGTTGGAGTTGCTAAAGTTGCATAAGTAGGAGTTGCTGAAACCTCTCAGTGACTGCAATCTACTTACTTTCAGGAAACAAACGCTATTCGTAGGGCCATGCAGTTCAGTTTATGGCACATAGGAAGAGCCGACTACTTTTAGATAGTACAAATAATAACCAAGAAGAGACTATTGATGGATAAATGAATAAGGGTGCAATAACACAGCAATCAACTACAGTCTCAGACACGTCCTCACGAGATCTCTCAAAATTATTCAGCGGGATTTTAATTTAGGGAGCACCATATACGTtatcaataaataaacaaattagAATAATCATTCATATTCCGGGTCTAAGTCTACAATATCAATGTGTTACCGTACAGGCACGCCACTCTGTGGGACTTCTGATTTATTTTAGTAAATATGAAAAAGTGTTGATTGTTAGTGCCGAGAAGCGTGTGCCCCAAAGGCTTCGGCAAGTTGTATAGCAGGCATACTTGCACAGACTCACCTTACACGCAGTTAAGGTTTATAAGAAATGACCACAAACATGGAAATTCTAGCAGCCGCACAGAACGCTGCTTGATGAACTTCAGTGCGTGTGCGCTATTATCCTTTACGTCCTTTGTAAAATAACGTTGCGGCTGTCTGTGATTCCTGCCTATAGTATAAATGAAAAAATTGTAACTCGAAAATATTCACTCAGTAGCAGTGAAAGTTAGTTGTTTGAGTATCCGCCATAGCTCTCACTTCTGCTTCAACGCCTTTTGCAGATTGCAGTCGTCTTCTTCGCTTTCGTTGCCACCGCCTTCGCTGGATACTTTGGAGGCTACGGTGGTTACGGCGGATATGGCGGATATGGTGGCTACGGTGGATACGGTGGGTACGGTGGCTACGGAGGGTACGGTGGCTACGGTGGATATGGCGGATACGGTGGCTATGGCGGTTATGGCGGATATGGCTACGGCTACCCAGTCGGCCGGGCTttcgcctatcacacgcacatcAAACACGGATATGGCGGTTATGGTGGATACGGACTCGGTGGCTTTGGTTACGGACACGGATACTACGGCTGAAAACAAGTTGGGCTGACATGAAGCCTTTCTCACTCTGGGCCAAAAGATTTCTTTTGAAGAATGCTCCTGCGCCAAAAATAAAGTCTCAGCCAACATACATCTTGATTTTGTCTCATTTAGGGGATATAAAAAGAGTGTTGTTGGtgcactaaagaaaaaaacagcgcgaaaaacgagaGACCAGAGAAAGGAGTACACATACAGAGCGCTGTCTTACAACAAAAACGTTATTCTTCAAACCACGCATATACACCTATGCAATTCACCGTGTCGTACCAACACGCCACAGACCTCGTCAGGTGCATTACGATTATACTACAAAAATTTTCTGCAGATATCATGACCACGGCCACGGTTTTTAGCATTCACACCAATCAAGTTGATCGTGTGAAGCCAGCCAAGACATAATTAGCAAGAATACGGGTGCTTTAAGTTAATAACTGTGTTAGAACAATGTACCCAGATGCGAATGTTTCTGTAAAAAGACTCTTTTACTACTAGTATTTCGATAGAGACGATATACAAGTGCAGTTTCAGGTGTCACCCTGTGGCGTAACCTGTGCTCCAGGTCATTCCTGGATCGATAACATTGAGTTACTCACTTCAAGCAAAGCTAGTTATGTTCGCAGACAAAAAGCCTTGATGCATTCGCACAAACGCGACTGCCAAGAATGAGCATTTGCATAAAGCATGTTTCATAACGTCGTCTATGAAATCCCACACTAACTACGTAAAAGGCTGTTGTTTCAATGTTACTCTCTCTGCAGCGCTACTGCGTGAtcataattgttgggtttcaacgaCCCGAAACAAGAATATGGTTACAAGGGACGCTGCAGTGCAGGGCTTCAGAAGTTCAGATCCCCTGGAGTTCTGGAAACGTGCACGTCAATCAATTAGAGCGAGCAGGTCTCAAACACTCAGGCTTCTTCGAAAAAGCTTCTGTGGCGTGGATTTGATTCCGTGTCCTGCGGCTCGCAGTTCAGCAACATAACCACGAGACCACATCGTGATTCATCACGACCGATGGTGATTTTATGACTAACAAATTCTGCGCATCGACCGATCATTGTTTCTACAAAAGAGCAAAAAATATGAGCCAATTCTAGTAATACGAGGCCTGCAAATCTAACAACAGTTTTTTTCAGCCTAGAGAAGATGGACATCAGTATGAGAGGCCGACAAGGTATGCGGTATAGGGGCGAGGATTGTTCGGTTTTCGTATGCCACGGCTACATTATACAAGGCAATGCATGGGTAAAGTACTGtaatgtttcacaaaaaatgttTAACATTGGACAATTATAAATCATAATTGAGACAAAGCAGTATAAAAAACCTACAAGCACAAACTTTTTATACTAGTAGGAGGCTGGAAGGTAGACAATATGTGCCTTTAGACCTTCAGCTTTCTCGGCGAGTCTTAATCACTTTATATCCCTCAGTTTACATTACATATTACAGCACTCGAGTAAAATGCGGTAACGTACGGTATTGCCCAAAAGTATGTAAGACACAAAAGAAGGCTTGAAAAAGAATGAAATTGTAATTGCTACAGAATTACAGAAGGAAAGCGCAGAATCTTTTTAATAGTCAGCATTTTCAACATAGTGTGTGGAAAGCCAACTAAATAACTTGTTAGAATTGCAAAAGTAAGCATTAAGTTCATTCGCCCGTTGAAACTTGGCAACCTAGGTTCCAATCGGGGCAATGCATGCACATTATCTAGCAGCCAATTTATCGCCAGATTTCAGTGTATAAGCACACTAGACGAAAAGACACTAGCACTACTATCTTTTGTTTTCAATCTTCCTCATTAAAACAAGCATGTTTGCTAGTGTTTGCTCGAACTGTACTGAGAGCTAATACTTTTGTCTATATGTGATATCGCAGACTTTTACGACTGCAACAAAAGTTGTGAAAGCATTTTTGCAGTACCACGAGAAAAGATGCTAGTTTTTGCATGAGTAAAAGGCACAAACCAGAGTCCCTCTTTTGTGGTTGTTCACAACGTAGTTGAATGTATACTTGCCACGTAGGGCCAACTTGTACTACAGGTGTTGTATAAAAGCCTCTTTTTGTGATTAATCAGCAATAAATTAGGCCGGTATGAGTATCTTTTATCTGAGCACGTTGTTTCAGAACTTGCACATTTCTCTGTATTTACAAGGATGCTATATACACGCAAAATATACAGCTCATAATAGACGTGTTTATGCTGCAAGCCCCCTCTAAGATAAACCCAGTACGCTATTATGCATGAAACACATCAATGAACCAAACAATTTGCAACATATACATACTTTTGTGCTCCCAATCACTTGAGAGCCTACAGTACTTGGTGAGAACATTACCCTGCATTGTGCAGTTGACAAAGCAATCATGGCAAACTGCTGCCTGCTTGAGGCTCCAGAAAGTTACTTTTATCGTTCAATGTTAATAGCGTTTGTCTGAGCCTCTTTGCACAGCTGTCGGGTAATCTTTGTCGCACTGTAGTCGATCTACACACACAATTAACAAAAGGTAAAGCAGGTCAACTTGCACCAGGATTTACACTGCACGTAAAGTGTTTGAAAATACGCAATAAAAGCATATGCGCCCTCATATAACTTACTGTTTTGATAGCTATTCTGGCATATGTCTTGTACTCATGCTTAACAAGAAAAAAGATATCACTCGTGTGCACTCCGCACCAGTGTAAGTGGCAGGTCTAGGTGAAAGAACACATCACAacctctaacaaaaaaaaatcacgcagCCAGCTGGAAATAAATATGTGTAGAAGCAGAAGCAACGTTGGAAACTATATTGTGGTGGGGTGAGATATAGCTTTATAGTGTAGCGTCAGCAGAGAATCGGCAGCTGAACAAGATGGCctagttgcctctcgtgcaagcccTTAACGCACACGCGTCTTCGTCTTAATCgtaaagtgccacgcttgcttaTGTTGATGATGCACCATAACATCACTGCCCCGCGGTGGAAGTGCCGTCACGGTGCTTGGTATGGCGGCGTCGAACTAGCAGGGTGGTTCGGTTTGAGTCGGGAAACGTGAACAACGTCCGTCTGGAGTGAGGGGGTTGAAAAGGTATTGTTTAGTGGTGTGATCTCATAATTCACTTCACTGAAATGTAACATTTTGTAGGGGACATAGAAGCGTGGTAGTAGCTTCAATGATAAGCCAGCTTAGCGGCTTGGTATTGAGAGAAGGACCAGGCACCCTGGCgggaagtgcacgctttggtggcgactgccAGAACAGTCTTTTTTGAGCTCTTGCGACAAGTGGAGCCAGTcatgggcaagctgacgggctgcatgaaCTCGAGAAACATCACCGGCGTACTCAGTATACAAGGGGGCAGCTGAAGGAAGAAGCGTGTCAAATGGGaacgctggatgtcggccaaatagcaaataaaacggtgAATAAGTAGCAGTGCCATGCCGTGAAGAGTTGTGCTCAAAGGTGACAAAGAGAAGTACGTTGTCTtagtcacggtgatctggtgaAACGTACATTCACAGAATTTGCCTCACCGGTTGGtccagacgctcggtcaatccattcgtctgtaGATGATAAgtggtggtaagcttgtgctcagtgaagcagccgcggagaatgtcatccagaACACGCGAAAGAAAGTACCtccctcgatcagtaagcagctgcagCGGAGCGCCAtgatgaagaatgaattcataaaAGAAAAAGTCAGCGACGTCGATAGAGCAGCTTGTTGGCAATGCTCAAGTGATGGCGAAGCGTGTGGCGTAGTGTCTTGCGaatgcaacccatttatttccagAGGTGGACATAGGAAACGGGCCCATGAGGTCAAGACCAACACGGAAGATTGTTTGAGGCGGAgcgtcaatgggctgtaggaggccagatgGTAGCACAGtgggggcgcttgcggcgttggcagtggtcgcaagcagtgacgtagcgaaccacagaacaatacaggccgggccagaaaaagcgacatCGCACACGATTGTATGTACAAGAGACACCTAGGTGACTGGctggctgtaggtacgtcatgtagttgttcgagaacgctggtacgcaggtgatggggaagcccGAGTAGTAATACTGGACCATcggcgttgaagctgcgacggtataTAATGTTGTCATGCAGTTCGAACAGGTGAACGGAAGgttctgttggagcagaggtcagacgttCGATGATGGAGAGTAAGTATGGGTAATGTCGTTGTTCCATGGAGGTATCAGCAGTTACGCGGACCTTCCCGTGCAGTCGTTGGCCTAGGACCGCCCCGATTCCATGGCTACTGGCACTGGTCTGACTCTCTGTAGGTGATTCAGGGTCGAAATTTGCCAGtgttggtggcgtagtcagcatgTGAATAAGAGTTGAAAAGGCGTCCGCTTACTCCACGCCCAacgcgaagggaacgtccttatTTAAAAGATCAGTAAGTGGTCGCGTGATGTCGGCAAAGTTGCGGAGAATTgcacgaaaataggaacacatcACTACGAATTTACGGACGTTCTTGGTTGAACATGGTACAGAAAGCGCATGTGCTGCTCGCACCTGGTCGGGATCCGGTTGAACACCCaaagcactgacaaggtggctgAGTACGGTGATTTGGCGACGTTCGAAATGGCATTTCACAGAATTGGATTGAAGGCGGCTCTTCGAAAAACACGCAGAACGGCCGACAGACGTGTGATATGGCTGTCAAATATAGATGAAAAGAAGAAGACATCGTCCAGtgacacaagcaggtggaccacttatatcctatgagaagggagtccatcatgcgctcgaaagttacCGGCGCATTACATAGTCCGAACAGCATGACTTTGAACtagttgtcacaaaacgagcgctcaaaaagggcgcgttGCCAAATTCTCGCGTCGAAacaccggagtgacgccgcgaggtcaacgataaaaaaaagaagagaaaagaaaacaaacattcaaagacTACCGGGCGCGCGACtttctccctcggaagcgtgggctcgccgacaaacctcctcacgccacatcggcggccgagcaagcactcgaaatttctagaaggaaagaggcgtggtaatgccgggttgagtcatccgacgcggacggccctcgtatcgtctcgacctttcccccagccttcgctgcgcatcgtgccgacgaaatgatgagaactttctggaatctcgcgcggaaggtatttaatcgagcacccgagacgagagatcaggagaagacggaagttagcgccagagcgcgtagggattccgtcGTGTAGTCGGCgcaggttttgtccgtagagacaaagcaagagaagaagatgatttccacctggatgtgacgactcgagctacaggcaagagtgtgtgtttaccgttatcgagcgaagacgcttggcaacagctgcgtgtgtgaagccgacgtgtttccggtgaagaagtttgaagcttggagagtggcctattcaAGACGtgagtttcctggaagagaaacttcggcgaggtttcctggaagagaaacttcgggggccgcggaacgacaacaacgctgggctttgagtgagtgattctcagaagagtatcatccagacttttgttccaagaactttggactgaatagtttttctatctctttagtctttaagtgtcttggttgttcaatgcatgcgactgcattgtagtgcgtatcgttgtccgtgtccgttgtgtggagtgtggctgattgtactgtgtagtacgttgcttggtgggtgacatattgtattcaactcttgtggagtgtgcatacttgtgtattgttttgatctgccattattgagaatatatttctgttttgtttatcaactctcggctctgacttgttctttgggccacagccggcgtccgctggcgcgccaaataggaccacttctaaattgtccacgctttcgtggtgcggttcggggggccgatacctcggcccttggaattagcccggcgatcgcctaccgaattaacgggacccatGACACTAGTAGAGGCCATCGGACGTAACGAAAGCGCGTTTTTTTGCGGTACATAGGGTCGACGGAAATGTTTCAATAGCTGTACCGAAAGGTCGATGAACGAAAAATATTGGGCACTATGACGGCAattgagggcgtcatcaattcggaGCAATGGGTAGACATCTTTATGAGTGACTTTGTTTAAATGTCGATAGTCATTGCAAAagtgccagctgccatccttcttctcaacgagcacggCTGGGTATGCGCAGGGGCTAGATGATGATTCTATGAGacctttagtaatcattttgtccacttccTTCTAAATTACTTGGCGTTACTGGTGAGACACACAATATGGACGATGCTGtataggactggcgtcaccagtgtaGATTTGGTGAGTCATGGCAGTTTTTTTGCAGAGAGGACAGTGGTGAAAGTCGAAAATGTCTCGAATTGATGTTAGCAGATGACGGAGACCGGTAGCTTGCGCTGGAGTGAGATCGGGAGCAATCATGTTGCTAATGTCATTGGCAGGCTGAGTGTGATTGCAGCCGGGACAGGGGCATGTAGCATCGGCGtacaaaccagtaacgttgcagctttCAAGCGGAGATAGGGTGGcaaaagacatgtcttgcggaataacttcaGTCGTGAGAGTGACGTTCAGTAGGGGTATGACCACTGTATTATCAGTGACggagacaacagtgtgagcaagggcggtGTCttgggccatcagtacgtcgaaaATAGGAGTGACAAGGTTGTCACCATCGGGCACATCACGCTAGGACGACATAGTGACGTATGTAGCAGCTTGTGGGGGCAAGCGAACGTAATGGTGAGAGCATAAGCGTGGATACTGGTTATCTGGAAAACCGGCAAGCTGCAGCAGCTGAAGCTGAAGAAAACCAGTGGGAGAAATattgagcgcaaaatgacgtgACAGGaggtccaaaccaagtattagatcgtgaggacacatttcaataaCGGCAAACTGATCTAATGTAAGACGACTGGCAACGGACACACGGGCCATACACATTCCTTGAACGGCAGGGGTCGCTCCATCAGCGACTCGGAGCGTGCGGGAGGCGACAGGTGTGAACACTTTacgtaggcgtcggcgaaggttcgcgctcattgcGGAAATGTGCTCTCTGGTATCGATACGGACAGAAATAGTCACACCATcaacgtcaacgtctaacaaactttgtctcgtcggaagcgtcaaaaGAGGATTTGTGAAGTAAGTCGACAATGCAGCGTACCTTCGGGGCGCTGCACCGTTCAGTTTCCAGATAGGCAGGAGTTGGGTTGAATGGGGATGACTGCCTGCGAGTCTGTGgcgagcgagacgactggcgacgttctggaggcgaacgcgactatCGGCCATGCGGCGACAGAGATca
This region includes:
- the LOC142777352 gene encoding uncharacterized protein LOC142777352; the protein is MRSLIAVVFFAFVATAFAGYFGGYGGYGGYGGYGGYGGYGGYGGYGGYGGYGGYGGYGGYGGYGGYGYGYPVGRAFAYHTHIKHGYGGYGGYGLGGFGYGHGYYG